From Micrococcus porci, one genomic window encodes:
- the rsgA gene encoding ribosome small subunit-dependent GTPase A: MGRSLDPSAWDESHVRVRPSKRGTRPRTKQRPQHEDAQTGLVTTVDRGRYTVVLPGRAHAPVTAMRARELRRTPIATGDRVDVVGDLSGDEGSLARIVRVQERDTVLRRSADDSDAVERVVVANADTLMVMVAAANPEPRTGFIDRALVACYDAGIHPVLLITKTDLRDPAELVAHYEALDLEVMTSGASRFEAESGDTDLDDGLVERVAERLAGHTAAFVGPSGVGKSTLLNALTGAGRATGHVNAVTGRGRHTSSSALAMSLPGPDGEPVPDTWVVDTPGIRSFGLGWVEPDRVVEAFEDLAGGLEGCPRGCTHLADSPGCGLDAWVAEGHAGEAGPARLASLRRLLGNRTTAEAGGSASSED; this comes from the coding sequence ATGGGACGGAGTCTGGACCCCTCGGCCTGGGACGAGTCCCACGTGCGCGTGCGCCCGTCGAAGCGGGGCACCAGGCCCCGCACCAAGCAGCGGCCCCAGCACGAGGACGCGCAGACGGGCCTGGTCACCACAGTGGACCGCGGCCGGTACACGGTGGTGCTGCCCGGCCGGGCCCACGCCCCCGTCACGGCGATGCGGGCGCGGGAGCTGCGCCGCACCCCCATCGCCACGGGCGACCGGGTGGACGTCGTGGGCGACCTCTCCGGGGACGAGGGCTCGCTCGCCCGCATCGTCCGGGTGCAGGAGCGGGACACGGTGCTGCGCCGTTCGGCGGACGACTCGGACGCGGTGGAGCGCGTCGTCGTCGCGAACGCGGACACGCTGATGGTGATGGTGGCCGCGGCCAACCCGGAGCCGCGCACGGGCTTCATCGACCGCGCGCTCGTGGCCTGCTACGACGCCGGCATCCACCCGGTGCTGCTCATCACCAAGACGGACCTGCGGGATCCGGCCGAGCTCGTGGCCCACTACGAGGCCCTGGACCTGGAGGTCATGACGTCGGGCGCCTCCCGGTTCGAGGCGGAGTCCGGGGACACGGACCTCGACGACGGGCTCGTGGAGCGGGTGGCCGAGCGCCTGGCCGGGCACACGGCGGCGTTCGTGGGCCCCTCGGGCGTCGGCAAGTCCACGCTGCTCAACGCCCTCACGGGCGCCGGGCGCGCCACCGGCCACGTGAACGCCGTGACCGGCCGCGGCCGGCACACCTCCTCCTCCGCCCTGGCCATGTCCCTGCCCGGCCCGGACGGGGAGCCGGTGCCGGACACCTGGGTCGTGGACACCCCCGGCATCCGCTCCTTCGGGCTGGGCTGGGTGGAGCCGGACCGCGTGGTGGAGGCCTTCGAAGACCTCGCCGGCGGCCTGGAGGGCTGCCCGCGCGGCTGCACCCACCTGGCGGACTCCCCCGGCTGCGGCCTCGACGCCTGGGTGGCGGAGGGCCACGCGGGTGAGGCCGGCCCGGCCCGGCTGGCGTCGCTGCGGCGGCTGCTGGGCAACCGCACGACGGCGGAGGCCGGCGGGTCCGCCTCCTCCGAGGACTGA
- the hisN gene encoding histidinol-phosphatase produces MDQTWNAARDLTEDLRLAHMLADNVDSITMSRFKAQDLEVSTKPDLTPVSDADRAAEESIRSTLSRARARDLILGEEFGGNLSRTGRQWVVDPIDGTKNFVRGVPVWATLIALLIDGEPVVGVVSAPALHRRWWAAAGQGAFAGTSLTRAQRIQVSDVDRVEDASLSFSSIEGWRERGAVREFLQLTSDVWRVRGFGDFWSYMLLAEGAVDVATEPELALHDMAALVPIVREAGGRFTSLDGEEGPFGGHALATNGLLHDEVLRRLTPGQD; encoded by the coding sequence ATGGACCAGACTTGGAACGCCGCACGGGACCTCACGGAGGACCTCCGCCTGGCGCACATGCTCGCGGACAACGTGGACTCGATCACCATGTCCCGCTTCAAGGCCCAGGATCTCGAGGTCAGCACCAAGCCGGACCTCACCCCGGTGTCCGACGCCGACCGCGCGGCCGAGGAGTCCATCCGGTCCACGCTGTCCCGGGCTCGGGCGCGCGACCTGATCCTCGGAGAGGAGTTCGGCGGGAACCTCTCCCGCACCGGACGCCAGTGGGTCGTCGACCCCATCGACGGCACCAAGAACTTCGTGCGCGGGGTGCCCGTGTGGGCCACCCTGATCGCGCTGCTGATCGACGGCGAGCCGGTGGTCGGCGTCGTCTCCGCCCCCGCCCTGCACCGGCGCTGGTGGGCCGCGGCCGGCCAGGGCGCGTTCGCGGGGACGTCCCTGACGCGCGCCCAGCGGATCCAGGTCTCCGACGTGGACCGCGTGGAGGACGCGTCCCTGTCCTTCTCCTCGATCGAGGGGTGGCGGGAGCGCGGGGCGGTGCGGGAGTTCCTGCAGCTCACCTCGGACGTGTGGCGGGTGCGCGGCTTCGGCGACTTCTGGTCCTACATGCTGCTGGCGGAGGGCGCCGTGGACGTGGCCACCGAACCGGAGCTCGCGCTGCACGACATGGCCGCACTCGTGCCGATCGTCCGGGAGGCCGGTGGCCGGTTCACCTCCCTCGACGGCGAGGAGGGCCCCTTCGGCGGGCACGCCCTGGCCACCAACGGCCTGCTGCACGACGAGGTCCTGCGCCGGCTGACCCCGGGCCAGGACTGA
- a CDS encoding CrcB family protein: MADARPAAGGAAARRTLPWVALGGAAGALASLGAGALIAQAMGPGDPSISGPLGTASATLASVAAVNVLGSFLLGLLRGASGRPGARWDPRLVAALGTGFLGAFTTFGTVAATLALPVMMTAGLAATGDTWWILLAVVVVGLLIAVAVLAALSTAAAALGLHLGGRGAGSGSAGRPDGAAA, from the coding sequence GTGGCGGACGCGCGGCCGGCCGCGGGCGGAGCCGCGGCGCGCCGGACGCTGCCCTGGGTGGCGCTCGGCGGGGCGGCGGGTGCGCTCGCGAGCCTCGGGGCCGGGGCGCTGATCGCCCAGGCGATGGGTCCGGGGGACCCGAGCATCTCCGGGCCGCTCGGCACCGCGTCGGCCACGCTGGCATCGGTGGCGGCCGTGAACGTGCTGGGCTCCTTCCTCCTGGGCCTGCTGCGGGGCGCGTCCGGACGTCCCGGCGCGCGGTGGGATCCCCGCCTCGTGGCGGCACTGGGGACCGGCTTCCTGGGCGCCTTCACCACCTTCGGCACCGTGGCCGCGACGCTGGCGCTGCCCGTGATGATGACCGCCGGCCTGGCCGCCACGGGGGACACGTGGTGGATCCTCCTGGCGGTCGTGGTCGTGGGCCTGCTGATCGCCGTGGCGGTGCTGGCGGCGCTGAGCACCGCCGCGGCCGCCCTGGGACTGCACCTGGGCGGCCGGGGCGCCGGGTCCGGCTCCGCCGGCCGTCCGGACGGGGCGGCCGCATGA
- a CDS encoding CrcB family protein — translation MSAGTVLLTVLLAGLAAAVGAGLRHLADHRWGGRGVLLANVTASALAGALFAIGFGPGSADPEGPAGAALALGAAGAFVLALGTWSTVAFQAAQEVLAGRTRRAVRVWLVHLASGTAAAVVGVLAVGFLVR, via the coding sequence ATGAGCGCCGGGACGGTCCTCCTGACCGTGCTCCTCGCCGGCCTGGCGGCAGCCGTGGGGGCCGGGTTGCGCCATCTCGCCGACCACCGCTGGGGCGGCCGGGGTGTCCTGCTGGCCAATGTGACGGCCTCCGCGCTCGCCGGGGCGCTGTTCGCGATCGGCTTCGGGCCCGGATCCGCTGACCCCGAGGGCCCGGCCGGGGCCGCACTGGCCCTCGGCGCCGCCGGCGCGTTCGTCCTGGCCCTGGGCACATGGTCCACGGTGGCGTTCCAGGCCGCGCAGGAGGTCCTCGCCGGCCGGACCCGGCGCGCCGTCCGGGTGTGGTTGGTGCACCTGGCCTCCGGGACGGCGGCCGCCGTCGTCGGCGTCCTGGCCGTGGGGTTCCTGGTCCGCTGA
- a CDS encoding nucleotidyltransferase domain-containing protein: protein MDAAFGPRVRFLGLQGSRARGEASATSDIDAVLVLDALTPRDVDAYRELLDGLPHRELACGFLSGRDELLTWDAADLVQFVHDTTPIRGSLAELLPRLDAAAVARAVTAGAGNVYHGAVHTLVHTRSPETIAGLAKAAAFVVQARHLQRTGTHVRRQTDLLDVVDPADRDVLALALAVRGGAAVDVDRDGRLLFGWAQRVLVG from the coding sequence GTGGACGCCGCCTTCGGCCCCCGCGTCCGGTTCCTCGGCCTGCAGGGCTCCCGCGCCCGCGGTGAGGCGTCCGCGACCTCGGACATCGACGCCGTCCTGGTCCTGGACGCGCTCACGCCCCGGGACGTCGACGCCTACCGGGAGCTGCTGGACGGCCTGCCGCACCGGGAGCTGGCCTGCGGGTTCCTCTCCGGCCGGGACGAGCTGCTCACCTGGGACGCGGCGGACCTGGTGCAGTTCGTGCACGACACCACGCCGATCCGCGGCAGCCTCGCGGAGCTGCTGCCTCGCCTGGACGCGGCCGCCGTGGCCCGGGCGGTCACCGCGGGTGCCGGGAACGTCTACCACGGCGCCGTGCACACCCTGGTGCACACCCGCAGCCCGGAGACGATCGCCGGCCTGGCCAAGGCCGCCGCCTTCGTGGTCCAGGCCCGGCACCTGCAACGCACCGGGACGCACGTGCGCCGTCAGACGGACCTGCTGGACGTGGTGGACCCCGCGGATCGGGACGTGCTGGCCCTCGCGCTCGCCGTGCGGGGCGGCGCCGCCGTGGACGTGGACCGGGACGGCCGCCTGCTGTTCGGGTGGGCGCAGCGGGTCCTCGTCGGCTGA
- a CDS encoding sodium/glutamate symporter has translation MEAALFRETLIGDAGLIGGLLLVAVVLRAKVRVLQWLLLPAPVIAGLLGFLLGPQVAGAWGLRVGAWEFTGLPFSPYVGSYTTLLIAVVFACLALSQSFSFRKATGPLAGFTGYGVLMSAGQVVAGMLLVLLVLGPVMGSSDAIGMVLFASWSGGFGTSAALGDVFADAGRPEITSIAFTSATVGMLSGIVGGVILAKIGSSRGHTRAFSTQAAFTPSLRTGVLEHDDRPVAARHTMSGSSIETLTLHMALVGAVVALGWLFMTTTGEVLDDFALPLFASAFLAGLLARWVVVRSGASRVMEPQTLKALSGAASDVLIVCGIVSIEPAFVADHLAELAVVFALGLAFCLFLGLVVAPRYLGESWFEKQIFTWGWATGSVATGIALLRIVDPDLESGTVEDFGYAYLPLIPVEGAAVAIAPLLIVAGAPWSVVAIWGVIAVVGAVVMVRQGGPDPRRTTTAARA, from the coding sequence GTGGAGGCTGCACTGTTTCGTGAGACCCTCATCGGCGATGCGGGGCTGATCGGCGGCCTGCTGCTCGTCGCGGTGGTCCTGCGGGCCAAGGTCCGGGTCCTCCAGTGGCTGCTGCTGCCCGCCCCTGTGATCGCCGGTCTGCTCGGGTTCCTGCTTGGGCCGCAGGTGGCGGGCGCGTGGGGCCTGCGCGTCGGCGCCTGGGAGTTCACGGGGCTGCCGTTCTCCCCGTACGTGGGCTCCTACACCACCCTGCTGATCGCGGTGGTCTTCGCCTGCCTGGCGCTGTCCCAGTCCTTCTCCTTCAGGAAGGCGACCGGCCCGCTGGCCGGCTTCACCGGCTACGGCGTGCTCATGTCCGCCGGCCAGGTGGTCGCCGGCATGCTGCTGGTCCTGCTCGTCCTCGGCCCGGTGATGGGTTCCTCGGACGCGATCGGCATGGTGCTGTTCGCCTCCTGGTCCGGCGGGTTCGGCACCTCCGCGGCCCTGGGGGACGTGTTCGCCGACGCGGGCCGCCCGGAGATCACCTCGATCGCCTTCACCTCGGCCACCGTGGGCATGCTCTCCGGGATCGTCGGCGGCGTGATCCTGGCGAAGATCGGCTCCTCCCGGGGGCACACCCGGGCCTTCAGCACGCAGGCCGCGTTCACACCGTCCCTGCGCACCGGCGTGCTGGAGCACGACGACCGCCCCGTCGCCGCCCGGCACACGATGTCCGGGTCCTCCATCGAGACGCTCACCCTGCACATGGCGCTGGTGGGCGCCGTCGTTGCCCTCGGCTGGCTGTTCATGACCACCACCGGCGAGGTGCTGGACGACTTCGCCCTGCCCCTGTTCGCCAGCGCCTTCTTGGCGGGCCTGCTCGCCCGGTGGGTCGTGGTCCGCTCCGGCGCCTCGCGGGTGATGGAGCCGCAGACCCTCAAGGCGCTGTCCGGGGCGGCCTCGGACGTGTTGATCGTCTGCGGCATCGTGTCCATCGAGCCGGCGTTCGTCGCCGACCACCTGGCGGAGCTGGCCGTGGTGTTCGCGCTGGGCCTGGCGTTCTGCCTGTTCCTGGGGCTCGTGGTCGCCCCGCGGTACCTGGGGGAGAGCTGGTTCGAGAAGCAGATCTTCACGTGGGGATGGGCCACCGGGTCCGTGGCCACCGGCATCGCGCTGCTGCGCATCGTGGATCCCGACCTCGAGTCCGGGACCGTCGAGGACTTCGGGTACGCCTACCTGCCGCTGATCCCGGTGGAGGGGGCCGCGGTGGCGATCGCCCCGCTGCTCATCGTCGCCGGGGCGCCCTGGTCGGTGGTCGCGATCTGGGGCGTCATCGCCGTCGTCGGGGCCGTCGTCATGGTCCGTCAGGGCGGGCCGGACCCCCGGCGGACGACGACGGCGGCACGCGCCTGA
- a CDS encoding potassium channel beta subunit family protein has protein sequence MSDMIYNRLGSSGLQVSQFSFGSWVTFGNQVDMGLAKDQLAAAKEGGVNFFDNAEVYAGGESESIMGRAIAELGWKRHEYVVSTKLFWGIHGDVVNMKNTLNRKYLMQGIDGSLERLGLDFVDLVFCHRPDPHTPIEETVWAMSDMINRGKALYWGTSEWSADEIRAAWNIAERHHLHKPVMEQPQYNLLHRTKVEEEYARLYEDIGLGLTTWSPLASGILSGKYVDGVPEGSRGALKGYDFVKDSIADQETTAKVRQLVDIAAELDVTPAQLALAWTASNPRVSTVILGASSVAQVQENLKALDVIELVTPEVRERLEAVFA, from the coding sequence GGCCTGGCCAAGGACCAGCTGGCCGCCGCCAAGGAGGGCGGGGTCAACTTCTTCGACAACGCCGAGGTCTACGCCGGCGGCGAGTCCGAGTCCATCATGGGCCGGGCCATCGCCGAGCTCGGCTGGAAGCGCCACGAGTACGTCGTCTCCACGAAGCTGTTCTGGGGGATCCACGGCGACGTGGTGAACATGAAGAACACCCTGAACCGCAAGTACCTGATGCAGGGCATCGACGGCTCCCTCGAGCGCCTCGGCCTGGACTTCGTGGACCTGGTGTTCTGCCACCGCCCGGACCCGCACACTCCCATCGAGGAGACCGTCTGGGCCATGAGCGACATGATCAACCGGGGCAAGGCCCTGTACTGGGGCACCTCGGAGTGGAGCGCGGACGAGATCCGCGCGGCGTGGAACATCGCCGAGCGGCACCATCTGCACAAGCCCGTGATGGAGCAGCCGCAGTACAACCTGCTGCACCGCACGAAGGTGGAGGAGGAGTACGCCCGCCTCTACGAGGACATCGGGCTCGGCCTGACCACCTGGAGCCCGCTGGCCTCCGGCATCCTCTCCGGCAAGTACGTGGACGGCGTCCCGGAGGGCTCCCGCGGCGCGCTGAAGGGCTACGACTTCGTGAAGGACTCGATCGCGGACCAGGAGACCACCGCCAAGGTCCGACAGCTCGTGGACATCGCCGCCGAGCTCGACGTGACCCCGGCGCAGCTGGCCCTGGCGTGGACGGCCTCGAACCCGCGCGTGTCCACCGTGATCCTCGGCGCCTCGAGCGTGGCGCAGGTCCAGGAGAACCTCAAGGCGCTGGACGTGATCGAGCTGGTGACCCCGGAGGTCCGCGAGCGCCTGGAGGCGGTGTTCGCCTGA